The proteins below are encoded in one region of Bacteroidota bacterium:
- a CDS encoding lysophospholipase: protein MRTSHFILPNKVKDQYVYRWLPDEQRPRAVIHIFHGMAEHAGRYEYLAKALTDRGYVVYASDLAGHGKTCKNIEDTGFFYNSDGWFKVVDDLKKLTGNIKWEYSGVPHILLGHSMGSFIARTYASIYPKDIHGLILSGTTWNPGMLLKAGRAIAGIQSFFAGNNFRSNLLDKMSFGSFNARISPVRTKFDWLTHDEAIVDAYIADDRCGFVCTAKMFANLFTGLKFIQKTKNILEIPVDLPVYIFSGSMDPVGHYSKGPAKVAQIFEECEMKDVTLKLYEGGRHEMLNEINRDEVIGDLLNWLEQHVSNTK from the coding sequence ATGCGAACGAGTCATTTCATCTTACCGAATAAAGTTAAAGACCAGTACGTTTATCGCTGGTTGCCCGATGAGCAGCGCCCAAGAGCCGTGATTCATATATTCCACGGCATGGCCGAACACGCCGGCCGCTATGAATATCTGGCAAAGGCACTGACCGACCGGGGATATGTGGTGTATGCCAGTGATTTGGCCGGACACGGGAAAACATGTAAAAACATTGAAGACACAGGCTTTTTCTATAATTCCGATGGCTGGTTCAAGGTTGTTGATGACCTCAAAAAGCTCACGGGAAACATTAAATGGGAGTATTCCGGAGTTCCTCATATTTTACTGGGGCACAGTATGGGCTCATTTATTGCCCGCACCTATGCGAGTATTTATCCCAAAGACATTCATGGACTGATATTATCAGGTACCACCTGGAATCCGGGGATGCTGCTGAAGGCAGGCAGAGCTATTGCGGGCATTCAGTCATTTTTTGCAGGTAACAATTTCCGCAGCAATCTGCTTGATAAAATGTCGTTTGGCAGTTTCAATGCCCGGATATCTCCGGTCAGAACAAAATTTGACTGGCTGACTCATGATGAGGCAATTGTTGATGCTTACATTGCCGACGACCGCTGTGGATTTGTTTGCACGGCCAAGATGTTTGCCAATCTTTTTACCGGATTAAAATTCATACAGAAAACAAAGAATATTCTGGAAATCCCGGTCGATTTGCCGGTCTATATTTTCTCGGGAAGCATGGACCCTGTAGGGCATTATTCCAAAGGACCTGCCAAGGTGGCGCAGATTTTCGAAGAATGCGAGATGAAAGATGTTACATTGAAATTGTATGAAGGTGGCCGTCATGAAATGCTGAACGAAATTAACCGCGACGAGGTTATCGGCGATTTGCTGAACTGGCTCGAACAACACGTTTCAAACACAAAATAG
- a CDS encoding lysoplasmalogenase — translation MFIWIVMVLFAFSTIGILIAEINDDQRIRYFAKPLLMPLLAAFYYLNAYQVSPLIITALVFSFIGDVCLLWNQKKLLFAAGLFAFFITQLMYSIYLGSNIDWLFIQPALVYGGIAGYVGLGAMVYGLLFRYLKEMKIPVLVYILGLLLMSFLCLLNMSQNEGVAGWMPFIGSLFFILSDSMLAFHSFKAKISKGGVYIMASYLFAQILIICGFILS, via the coding sequence ATGTTTATCTGGATTGTCATGGTGCTTTTCGCCTTTTCAACTATCGGAATCCTGATAGCAGAGATTAACGATGATCAGCGCATACGTTATTTTGCGAAGCCGCTTCTCATGCCGCTTCTGGCTGCTTTTTATTATCTGAATGCGTATCAGGTCAGCCCGTTAATTATTACGGCCTTAGTATTTTCCTTTATTGGTGATGTTTGCCTGCTCTGGAATCAGAAAAAGCTTCTGTTTGCAGCAGGATTGTTCGCTTTTTTTATTACCCAGCTGATGTATTCAATTTATCTGGGCAGCAATATTGACTGGTTATTTATCCAACCTGCCCTGGTATATGGCGGAATAGCCGGTTATGTTGGTCTGGGCGCCATGGTATACGGATTGCTGTTCAGGTATCTTAAAGAAATGAAAATACCGGTTCTGGTGTACATTCTGGGTTTGCTGCTCATGAGTTTCCTCTGCCTTCTGAATATGAGCCAGAACGAAGGTGTTGCAGGTTGGATGCCCTTTATAGGTTCTCTATTCTTCATACTCTCAGATTCTATGTTAGCTTTCCACAGTTTCAAAGCAAAAATCAGCAAAGGCGGGGTTTATATTATGGCATCCTATCTTTTTGCTCAGATTTTGATTATTTGTGGGTTTATACTTTCGTGA
- a CDS encoding HAD family hydrolase: MIRLLLWDLGDTVMRDDPDMPGMMCDWEHVEWIPGAEAALIRLSPEIPCVIATNPGQSDTPAVIRALQRVGADKYFTDFFSAKDIGFEKPDPRFFLTIAERTGIAAADCAMIGNNYKKDIEGAHIAGMKTVFFNEDAVNGDYPDADAIIHRMDELPEAIARLKDKKTGAAL, translated from the coding sequence ATGATACGTTTACTCCTGTGGGATTTGGGCGATACGGTAATGCGCGATGACCCCGATATGCCCGGAATGATGTGCGACTGGGAACATGTGGAATGGATACCCGGCGCCGAAGCGGCACTGATAAGACTTTCGCCGGAAATACCCTGCGTTATTGCCACCAACCCCGGTCAGTCGGATACACCTGCTGTTATCCGTGCGCTGCAAAGAGTTGGCGCCGACAAATATTTTACGGATTTTTTCTCAGCCAAAGATATAGGGTTTGAAAAGCCGGACCCCCGTTTCTTTCTTACAATAGCCGAGCGAACAGGTATTGCAGCCGCCGATTGCGCGATGATAGGAAACAATTACAAAAAGGACATCGAAGGCGCCCATATTGCAGGTATGAAAACTGTATTCTTTAATGAAGATGCCGTAAACGGCGACTATCCCGATGCCGATGCCATCATTCACCGAATGGATGAATTACCTGAAGCCATTGCCCGTCTGAAGGATAAAAAAACAGGAGCCGCTCTTTGA